The Streptococcus oralis Uo5 genome includes a window with the following:
- a CDS encoding MATE family efflux transporter, with protein MYPTHQFKDKFVLFLKIFFPILIYQFANYSASFVDTTMTGQYNTMDLAGVSTATSLWNPFFTFLTGIVSAMVPIIGHHLGRGKKEEVASDFYQFIYLAFGLSLVLLGMVVFLAPPVLNNIGLEAQVAAVAVSYLWYLSIGIIPLLLFSVIRSLLDSLGLTKLSMYLMLLLLPLNSGFNYLLIYGAFGFPELGGAGAGLGTSLAYWVLLGISILVLFKQERLKTLHLEKRIPLNIDKIKEGVRLGLPIGGTVFAEVAIFSVVGLIMAKFSSLIIASHQSAMNFSSLMYAFPMSISSAMAIVVSYEVGAKRFEDAKTYARLGRVTALMFAGLTLSFLYIFRDRVANLYGNGPQFIETTAVFLTYSLFFQLADTFAAPLQGILRGYKDTIVPFYLGLIGYWGVAIPLGYLLDQATDLGAFAYWIGLIASLIVSGCLYQWRLKTVMKKLS; from the coding sequence ATGTATCCAACCCATCAATTTAAAGATAAGTTTGTCTTATTTCTTAAGATATTTTTCCCTATCCTGATTTACCAGTTTGCCAATTATTCTGCCTCATTTGTTGATACAACCATGACTGGGCAATACAATACTATGGACTTGGCAGGTGTATCAACTGCAACGAGTCTATGGAATCCTTTCTTTACTTTTTTAACAGGGATTGTTTCGGCCATGGTTCCCATCATAGGCCATCATCTGGGACGGGGCAAAAAGGAAGAAGTGGCATCTGATTTTTACCAATTCATCTACTTAGCTTTCGGACTGTCTTTGGTCTTGCTTGGAATGGTAGTATTCTTAGCGCCACCTGTCTTAAACAACATCGGACTAGAAGCTCAAGTGGCGGCAGTTGCAGTTTCCTATCTTTGGTACCTGTCTATCGGGATTATTCCCTTGTTGCTGTTCAGTGTCATTCGCTCTTTGTTGGATTCTCTTGGATTGACCAAGCTATCGATGTATCTCATGCTCCTATTACTTCCGCTCAATAGTGGTTTTAACTATCTCTTGATATATGGAGCTTTCGGTTTTCCTGAGCTTGGTGGCGCAGGAGCAGGGCTAGGAACTTCCCTAGCCTATTGGGTTTTATTGGGGATTTCTATTCTTGTTTTGTTCAAACAGGAAAGATTAAAAACGTTACATCTTGAAAAACGGATTCCACTTAATATAGATAAAATCAAGGAAGGTGTTCGATTAGGTCTACCAATCGGGGGAACCGTATTTGCTGAAGTAGCCATTTTCTCTGTGGTTGGACTAATCATGGCTAAGTTTTCATCGCTTATCATCGCCAGTCACCAGTCAGCTATGAATTTTTCGAGTCTCATGTATGCTTTTCCTATGAGTATTTCCTCTGCTATGGCGATTGTTGTGTCTTACGAGGTGGGGGCCAAACGTTTTGAGGATGCAAAAACCTATGCTCGTCTGGGAAGAGTAACCGCCCTTATGTTTGCAGGTCTTACCCTGTCCTTTCTCTACATTTTTAGAGATCGTGTAGCAAATCTATATGGAAATGGCCCTCAGTTCATTGAAACAACTGCTGTATTTCTAACCTACAGTCTCTTTTTTCAGTTAGCTGATACCTTTGCGGCTCCTCTCCAAGGAATTTTAAGAGGCTATAAGGACACTATCGTTCCTTTCTATCTTGGATTAATCGGATATTGGGGAGTAGCGATACCACTAGGATATCTACTAGATCAAGCAACTGACTTAGGGGCATTTGCCTACTGGATTGGGTTAATTGCCAGCTTGATTGTTTCTGGTTGTTTGTATCAATGGCGTTTGAAAACCGTAATGAAAAAATTGAGCTAA
- a CDS encoding lipoate--protein ligase, protein MKYIINHSNDTAFNIALEEYAFKHLLDEDQIFLLWINKPSIIVGRHQNTIEEINRDYVRENGIEVVRRISGGGAVYHDLNNLNYTIISKEDENKAFDFKSFSTPVINTLAQLGVKAEFTGRNDLEIDGKKFCGNAQAYINGRIMHHGCLLFDVDLSVLANALKVSKDKFESKGVKSVRARVTNIINELPEKITVEEFRDLLLEYMKKEYPEMTEYVFSEEELAEINRIKDTKFGTWDWNYGKSPEFNVRRGTKFTSGKVEVFANVIESKIQDIKIYGDFFGIEDVAAVEDVLRGMKYEREDVLKALETIDITRYFAGISREEIAEAVVG, encoded by the coding sequence ATGAAATATATTATCAATCATTCAAACGACACTGCATTTAATATTGCCTTGGAAGAATATGCCTTTAAACATCTTTTGGATGAGGATCAAATCTTCCTACTTTGGATTAACAAACCATCTATCATTGTTGGGCGTCACCAGAACACTATCGAAGAAATCAACCGTGATTATGTTCGCGAAAATGGTATTGAGGTAGTCCGCCGTATCAGTGGTGGTGGGGCTGTTTATCACGATTTAAACAATCTCAACTACACCATCATTTCAAAAGAAGATGAAAATAAGGCCTTTGACTTCAAGAGCTTCTCAACTCCAGTTATCAATACCTTAGCTCAACTAGGCGTTAAAGCTGAGTTCACAGGCCGTAATGACCTTGAGATTGACGGTAAGAAATTCTGTGGAAATGCCCAAGCCTATATCAATGGGCGTATCATGCACCACGGTTGCTTGCTCTTTGACGTTGATTTGTCAGTCCTAGCAAACGCCCTCAAGGTTTCAAAAGATAAATTTGAATCAAAAGGTGTGAAATCCGTCCGTGCCCGTGTTACCAATATTATCAATGAATTACCAGAAAAAATCACAGTTGAAGAATTCCGTGATTTACTATTGGAATACATGAAAAAAGAGTACCCAGAGATGACTGAATACGTTTTTTCAGAAGAAGAATTGGCTGAAATCAATCGCATCAAGGATACCAAGTTCGGCACTTGGGACTGGAACTACGGTAAATCACCTGAATTTAACGTTCGTCGGGGAACAAAATTCACTAGTGGTAAGGTTGAAGTTTTTGCCAACGTCATTGAATCAAAAATCCAAGATATCAAGATTTATGGTGACTTCTTTGGTATCGAAGACGTTGCAGCTGTAGAAGATGTCCTTCGTGGCATGAAATACGAACGCGAAGATGTCCTTAAGGCCTTAGAAACTATTGACATCACACGCTATTTTGCTGGTATCAGCCGTGAAGAAATCGCTGAAGCAGTAGTGGGGTAA
- the xerS gene encoding tyrosine recombinase XerS gives MKREILLERIDKLKQIMPWYVLEYYQSKLAVPYSFTTLYEYLKEYDRFFSWVLESGISNADKMVDIPLSVLENMSKKDMESFILYLRERPLLNANTTKQGVSQTTINRTLSALSSLYKYLTEEVENDQGEPYFYRNVMKKVSTKKKKETLAARAENIKQKLFLGDETEGFLTYIDQEYPQQLSNRALSSFNKNKERDLAIIALLLASGVRLSEAVNLDLRDLNLKMMVIDVTRKGGKRDSVNVAAFAKSYLENYLAIRNQRYKTEKTDTALFLTLYRGVPNRIDASSVEKMVAKYSEDFKVRVTPHKLRHTLATRLYDATKSQVLVSHQLGHASTQVTDLYTHIVNDEQKNALDSL, from the coding sequence ATGAAACGTGAGATTTTACTAGAGCGAATCGACAAACTAAAACAAATAATGCCCTGGTATGTTCTGGAATACTACCAATCTAAGCTTGCTGTGCCCTACAGTTTTACAACCTTATACGAATACCTCAAGGAATACGATCGATTTTTCAGCTGGGTTTTGGAGTCTGGAATCTCAAATGCGGATAAAATGGTCGATATTCCTTTATCGGTCTTGGAAAATATGTCTAAAAAAGACATGGAGTCCTTTATTCTATATCTTCGTGAACGACCTTTGCTGAATGCTAATACAACTAAACAAGGTGTCTCTCAGACAACAATCAATCGCACTTTGTCAGCACTATCTAGTCTTTACAAGTATCTAACCGAGGAAGTCGAAAACGACCAGGGGGAGCCTTATTTCTATCGTAATGTAATGAAGAAAGTTTCAACCAAGAAAAAGAAAGAAACACTTGCTGCCAGAGCTGAAAACATCAAGCAAAAACTCTTTCTAGGTGATGAAACAGAAGGTTTTCTGACTTATATTGACCAAGAGTACCCACAACAACTCTCAAATCGTGCTCTCTCGTCATTCAATAAAAATAAAGAACGTGATTTAGCCATTATTGCCCTTCTCTTGGCGTCTGGTGTCCGCCTATCTGAAGCTGTTAATCTGGATCTAAGAGACCTTAATCTCAAAATGATGGTCATTGATGTCACTCGAAAAGGGGGCAAACGTGATTCTGTCAATGTCGCAGCCTTTGCCAAGTCTTACCTTGAAAATTATCTCGCCATTCGAAATCAACGCTATAAGACGGAAAAAACAGATACAGCGCTCTTTCTGACCTTATATCGTGGTGTTCCCAATCGTATCGATGCTTCCAGCGTCGAGAAAATGGTTGCTAAGTACTCTGAGGACTTCAAAGTCCGTGTAACTCCCCACAAACTACGGCATACCCTGGCAACTAGGCTCTATGATGCAACTAAATCGCAAGTTTTGGTCAGCCATCAGTTAGGTCATGCTAGCACACAAGTCACTGACCTCTATACCCATATCGTCAATGATGAACAAAAGAATGCTTTAGATAGTTTATGA
- the lpdA gene encoding dihydrolipoyl dehydrogenase, protein MALEVIMPKAGVDMTEGQIVQWNKKVGEFVKEGEILLEIMTDKVSMELEAEEDGYLIAILKGDGETVPVTEVIGYLGEEGENIPTTGVAAPESKPAPAASASNDDGKSDDAFDIVVIGGGPAGYVAAIKAAQLGGKVALVEKSELGGTCLNRGCIPTKTYLHNAEIIENIGHAANRGIVIENPNFTVDMDKLLETKSKVVNTLVGGVAGLLRSYGVTVHKGVGTITKDKNVLVNGSELLETKKIILAGGSKVSKINVPGMESSLVMTSDDILEMNEVPESLVIIGGGVVGIELGQAFMTFGSKVTVIEMMDRIVPAMDAEVSKNLRLILERKGMTILTGTKLQEIIEENGQLRIKVEGKDDIIANKALLSIGRVPDLEGIGDVEFELDRGRIKVNEYMETSVPGIYAPGDINGTKMLAHAAFRMGEVAAENALKGNHAVAKLNLTPAAIYTLPEVAAVGLTEEQAREKYDVAIGKFNFAANGRAIASDAAQGFVKVIADKKYGEILGVHIIGPAAAELINEASSIIEMEITVEEMLKTIHGHPTYSEVMYEAFADVLGMAIHSPKKK, encoded by the coding sequence ATGGCCTTAGAAGTAATTATGCCAAAAGCCGGCGTGGATATGACAGAAGGACAAATCGTCCAATGGAATAAGAAAGTCGGAGAATTTGTAAAAGAAGGAGAAATCCTTTTGGAAATTATGACTGACAAAGTCAGCATGGAATTGGAAGCCGAAGAAGATGGATACTTGATTGCCATCCTCAAAGGAGATGGTGAAACAGTTCCGGTTACAGAAGTTATCGGTTACCTTGGTGAAGAAGGGGAAAACATCCCAACAACTGGAGTGGCAGCGCCAGAATCAAAACCTGCACCTGCAGCTAGTGCCTCAAACGACGATGGTAAGAGCGATGATGCCTTTGATATCGTTGTAATTGGTGGAGGTCCTGCTGGATATGTAGCTGCCATTAAAGCTGCCCAACTCGGCGGTAAGGTTGCCCTTGTTGAGAAATCTGAACTAGGTGGAACCTGCTTGAACCGTGGATGTATCCCAACTAAGACATACCTTCACAATGCTGAAATCATCGAAAATATCGGTCATGCAGCAAATCGTGGTATCGTCATTGAAAATCCAAACTTCACTGTTGATATGGATAAACTTTTAGAAACTAAATCTAAAGTTGTCAATACCTTGGTAGGTGGTGTTGCAGGTCTTCTGCGTAGTTACGGAGTTACTGTTCATAAGGGTGTTGGTACTATCACTAAAGATAAGAATGTCTTGGTAAATGGTTCTGAATTGCTTGAAACCAAGAAAATTATCCTTGCTGGTGGTTCAAAAGTCAGCAAGATCAACGTTCCTGGTATGGAATCTTCACTTGTGATGACAAGCGACGACATTCTTGAAATGAACGAAGTTCCAGAAAGCCTTGTTATCATCGGTGGTGGAGTTGTCGGTATCGAACTCGGTCAAGCCTTCATGACATTTGGTTCAAAAGTGACTGTTATCGAAATGATGGACCGTATCGTTCCAGCTATGGATGCGGAAGTGTCTAAGAATCTTCGCTTGATCCTTGAACGTAAAGGAATGACCATCTTAACAGGTACAAAACTGCAAGAAATCATCGAGGAAAATGGTCAACTTCGTATTAAAGTTGAAGGAAAAGACGATATCATTGCAAATAAAGCCCTTCTTTCAATCGGTCGTGTTCCAGATCTTGAAGGTATTGGCGATGTTGAATTTGAATTGGATCGTGGACGTATCAAGGTCAACGAATATATGGAAACTTCTGTTCCGGGTATTTACGCACCAGGTGATATCAATGGTACTAAGATGTTGGCGCACGCAGCCTTCCGTATGGGTGAAGTTGCCGCTGAAAATGCCCTTAAAGGAAATCATGCTGTTGCTAAGTTGAACTTGACTCCAGCAGCTATCTACACTCTTCCTGAAGTAGCAGCAGTAGGCTTGACTGAAGAACAAGCTCGTGAGAAATACGATGTTGCTATCGGTAAGTTCAACTTTGCGGCTAACGGACGTGCTATTGCATCAGATGCGGCTCAAGGTTTCGTAAAAGTTATTGCTGATAAGAAATACGGAGAAATCCTTGGTGTGCATATCATTGGTCCTGCAGCCGCAGAATTGATTAACGAGGCGTCAAGCATTATCGAAATGGAAATCACTGTTGAAGAAATGCTGAAAACCATCCACGGACACCCAACCTACTCTGAAGTGATGTACGAAGCATTTGCAGATGTTCTAGGAATGGCTATCCATTCACCTAAGAAAAAATAA
- a CDS encoding ribonuclease HII, whose protein sequence is MTTIKEIKDLLATVKELDNPLFPELEKDPRSGVQKEINKRKKAIQAELDEDLRLETMLSYEKELYKQGLSLIAGVDEVGRGPLAGPVVAAAVILPKKCKIKGLNDSKKIPKKKHLEIYHAVQDQALAIGIGIMDNEVIDQVNIYEATKLAMKEAISQLSPQPEHLLIDAMKLELPILQTAIIKGDANSLSIAAASIVAKVTRDELMKEYDNQYPGYDFTANAGYGTAKHLEGLEKLGVTPIHRTSFEPVKTLVSTKKDK, encoded by the coding sequence ATGACGACGATTAAAGAAATCAAAGACCTTCTTGCCACTGTCAAAGAATTAGACAATCCCCTTTTTCCTGAACTGGAAAAAGATCCTCGTTCTGGAGTTCAAAAGGAAATCAACAAGCGTAAAAAAGCCATTCAGGCTGAACTGGATGAAGACCTTCGCCTAGAAACTATGCTTTCCTATGAAAAAGAACTGTATAAGCAAGGATTGAGCCTAATTGCAGGTGTTGACGAGGTCGGCCGTGGTCCTCTGGCTGGCCCTGTAGTTGCTGCAGCTGTTATTTTACCTAAAAAATGTAAGATTAAAGGCCTCAACGATAGTAAAAAAATCCCCAAAAAGAAACATCTGGAAATTTATCATGCTGTTCAAGACCAAGCTTTGGCAATCGGTATTGGTATCATGGATAATGAAGTCATTGACCAAGTCAATATCTATGAAGCTACTAAACTAGCTATGAAGGAAGCAATCTCCCAGCTCAGTCCGCAACCTGAGCACCTCTTGATTGATGCCATGAAACTGGAGTTGCCGATTCTTCAAACAGCAATCATTAAAGGAGATGCCAACTCCCTCTCAATCGCAGCCGCATCTATAGTAGCCAAGGTGACACGGGATGAATTGATGAAGGAATATGACAACCAATATCCCGGCTATGATTTTACAGCTAATGCAGGTTATGGAACAGCTAAACATCTAGAAGGACTAGAAAAACTAGGTGTCACCCCAATCCACCGAACCAGTTTTGAACCAGTCAAAACACTGGTTTCAACTAAGAAAGACAAGTAA
- a CDS encoding alpha-ketoacid dehydrogenase subunit beta — METKTMSFRDTIILAMSEEMRRDENVFLMGEDVGVFGGDFGTSVGMLEEFGPERVRDCPISEAAISGAAAGAAMTGLRPIVDMTFMDFSVIAMDNIVNQAAKTRYMFGGKGQVPMTVRCAAGNGVGSAAQHSQSLESWFTHIPGLKVVAPGTPADMKGLLKSSIRDNNPVIILEYKSEFNQKGEVPVDPDYTIPLGVGEIKRQGTDVTVVTYGKMLRRVVQAAEELAEEGISVEIVDPRTLVPLDKDIIINSVKKTGKVVLVNDAHKTSGYIGEISAIISESEAFDYLDAPIRRCAGEDVPMPYAQNLENAMIPTVESIKDAIRKTYNKE; from the coding sequence ATGGAAACAAAAACAATGTCGTTCCGTGACACCATTATCCTTGCTATGTCTGAGGAAATGCGTCGCGATGAAAATGTGTTCTTGATGGGAGAAGACGTCGGTGTCTTCGGAGGAGACTTCGGAACTTCTGTTGGAATGCTCGAAGAATTTGGTCCAGAACGTGTCCGTGACTGTCCTATTTCTGAAGCTGCTATCTCTGGAGCAGCAGCAGGAGCAGCCATGACAGGACTTCGTCCAATCGTCGATATGACCTTCATGGACTTCTCGGTTATTGCCATGGACAATATCGTCAACCAAGCTGCTAAAACACGTTATATGTTTGGTGGTAAAGGTCAGGTTCCAATGACTGTCCGCTGTGCAGCTGGTAACGGAGTTGGTTCTGCTGCCCAGCACTCACAATCTTTAGAGTCTTGGTTCACTCACATTCCTGGACTAAAGGTTGTAGCGCCTGGTACGCCTGCTGACATGAAAGGACTTCTCAAGTCTTCTATCCGTGATAACAACCCTGTTATCATCCTTGAGTACAAGTCAGAATTTAACCAAAAAGGGGAAGTGCCAGTTGATCCAGACTATACAATCCCACTTGGGGTTGGGGAAATCAAACGCCAAGGTACAGATGTAACAGTTGTTACTTACGGAAAAATGCTTCGACGTGTGGTTCAAGCTGCTGAAGAATTGGCAGAAGAAGGAATTTCAGTTGAAATTGTGGACCCACGTACCCTTGTTCCACTTGATAAGGATATCATCATCAACTCAGTTAAGAAGACTGGTAAAGTTGTTCTGGTCAACGATGCCCACAAAACAAGTGGCTATATCGGCGAGATTTCAGCAATTATTTCAGAATCAGAAGCATTTGACTATCTAGATGCGCCAATCCGCCGTTGCGCAGGAGAAGATGTGCCAATGCCTTACGCACAAAACCTAGAAAATGCAATGATTCCAACAGTTGAAAGCATCAAAGATGCAATCCGTAAAACCTATAACAAAGAATAA
- a CDS encoding ClC family H(+)/Cl(-) exchange transporter, whose protein sequence is MEDQSETLSSKKEFAFASSTILSQVGRGIIVGLVVGLIVGSFRFLIEKGFHLIQGLYQDQAHLVRNLFIIGLFYVIVCWLSAKLTRSEKDIKGSGIPQVEAELKGLMSLNWWSVLWKKYILGILAIASGLMLGREGPSIQLGAVGGKGIAKWLKSSPVEERSLIASGAAAGLAAAFNAPIAGLLFVVEEVYHHFSRFFWVSTLAASIVANFVSLLIFGLTPVLDMPDNIPLMNLDQYWIYLLMGVFLGLSGFLYEKAVLNVGQIYDWIGQKIHLDRAYYPILAFILIIPVGIFLPQILGGGNQVVLSLTEQNFSFQVLLAYFLIRFVWSMISYGSGLPGGIFLPILALGSLLGALVGVICVNLGLVSQEQFPIFVILGMSGYFGAISKAPLTAMILVTEMVGDIRNLMPLGLVTLVAYIVMDLLKGAPVYEAMLEKMLPEEATDEGEVTLIEIPVSDKIAGKQVHELNLPHNVLITTQVHNGKSQTVNGSTRMYLGDMIHLVIPKSEIGKVKDLLL, encoded by the coding sequence ATGGAGGATCAGTCAGAAACACTCAGTTCCAAGAAAGAATTTGCCTTTGCCTCAAGCACCATATTATCCCAAGTTGGACGAGGAATCATTGTTGGTCTCGTCGTCGGGCTAATCGTCGGATCTTTTCGTTTCTTAATCGAAAAGGGTTTCCATCTGATACAAGGACTCTATCAAGATCAAGCGCACTTAGTGCGCAATCTTTTTATCATTGGCCTATTTTACGTAATAGTTTGCTGGCTTAGCGCGAAACTAACTCGGTCAGAAAAAGATATCAAGGGTTCAGGAATTCCTCAAGTTGAAGCTGAACTAAAGGGACTGATGAGTCTCAACTGGTGGAGTGTCCTCTGGAAAAAATATATCCTAGGTATTCTTGCTATTGCCAGTGGCCTTATGCTAGGTCGAGAAGGGCCAAGTATTCAACTTGGAGCAGTTGGTGGTAAAGGCATAGCCAAGTGGCTCAAATCTAGCCCAGTAGAGGAACGTTCCCTGATTGCCAGTGGTGCTGCTGCAGGATTAGCCGCTGCCTTTAATGCACCGATTGCAGGTCTCCTCTTTGTTGTAGAAGAAGTCTATCACCATTTTTCACGTTTTTTCTGGGTCTCGACTCTAGCAGCCAGCATCGTAGCAAACTTTGTCTCATTACTCATATTTGGTCTAACACCCGTACTGGATATGCCAGACAACATTCCTCTCATGAACCTAGACCAGTATTGGATTTACCTCCTTATGGGAGTTTTTCTCGGGCTCTCTGGTTTTCTCTATGAGAAAGCTGTACTCAATGTTGGTCAAATTTATGACTGGATTGGTCAAAAAATCCATTTGGATAGAGCTTATTATCCAATCCTAGCCTTTATCCTTATCATACCAGTCGGGATTTTCTTGCCACAAATTCTCGGTGGTGGAAATCAGGTCGTTCTTTCCTTGACTGAGCAAAATTTTAGTTTTCAAGTACTATTAGCTTACTTTTTGATTCGCTTTGTTTGGAGCATGATTAGCTATGGAAGTGGCCTCCCAGGAGGAATTTTCCTACCCATTTTGGCGCTCGGTTCCTTACTTGGTGCCCTAGTTGGTGTCATTTGTGTCAATCTTGGGCTTGTCAGTCAGGAACAATTCCCTATATTTGTCATTCTGGGAATGAGTGGCTACTTTGGGGCAATTTCCAAGGCTCCCTTAACCGCTATGATACTTGTTACTGAGATGGTAGGGGACATTCGAAACCTCATGCCACTTGGCTTAGTGACCTTAGTCGCCTACATTGTTATGGATCTGCTCAAGGGTGCTCCAGTCTATGAGGCCATGCTCGAAAAAATGCTGCCAGAAGAAGCGACAGATGAAGGAGAAGTCACCCTCATTGAAATCCCTGTATCAGATAAAATAGCAGGAAAACAGGTTCACGAGCTCAACTTGCCACATAACGTACTCATCACCACCCAAGTCCATAATGGCAAAAGCCAAACCGTTAACGGCTCAACTAGAATGTATCTGGGTGATATGATTCACCTAGTGATTCCAAAAAGTGAAATTGGAAAAGTCAAAGATTTGTTGTTGTAG
- a CDS encoding dihydrolipoamide acetyltransferase translates to MADDKLRATPAARKLADELGINLYDVSGSGANGRVHKEDVETYKDTNVVRISPLAKRIALEHNIAWQEIQGTGHRGKIMKKDVLALLPENIENDTIKSPAQIEKVEEVPDTITPYGEIERIPMTPMRKVIAQRMVESYLTAPTFTLNYDVDMSEMLALRKKVLDPIMEATGKKVTVTDLLSLAVVKTLMKHPYINASLTEDGKTIITHNYVNLAMAVGMDNGLMTPVVYNAEKMSLSELVVAFKDVIGRTLDGKLAPSELQNSTFTISNLGMFGVQSFGPIINQPNSAILGVSSTVEKPVVVNGEIVIRPIMSLGLTIDHRVVDGMAGAKFMKDLKTLIENPISMLV, encoded by the coding sequence ATGGCTGATGACAAGCTAAGAGCGACTCCTGCGGCTAGAAAGTTAGCGGATGAACTAGGTATCAACCTCTACGACGTTTCTGGCTCAGGTGCAAACGGTCGTGTCCACAAAGAAGACGTGGAAACTTATAAAGACACAAACGTGGTTCGCATTTCGCCACTTGCAAAACGAATTGCCCTCGAACATAACATTGCTTGGCAGGAAATCCAAGGAACGGGTCATCGTGGTAAGATCATGAAGAAGGACGTTTTGGCCTTGCTTCCTGAAAATATCGAAAACGACACCATCAAGTCTCCTGCTCAGATTGAAAAAGTGGAAGAAGTTCCAGACACTATCACTCCTTATGGTGAGATTGAGCGTATTCCAATGACACCAATGCGTAAGGTTATCGCCCAACGTATGGTTGAATCCTACCTAACTGCGCCAACCTTCACGCTAAACTATGATGTCGATATGTCTGAAATGCTGGCTCTTCGTAAGAAGGTCCTTGATCCAATCATGGAAGCAACTGGTAAGAAAGTAACGGTTACAGACCTTCTTTCTCTCGCTGTTGTGAAGACATTGATGAAACACCCTTACATCAACGCTTCATTGACTGAAGATGGCAAGACCATTATCACTCATAATTATGTCAATCTTGCTATGGCAGTTGGGATGGATAATGGTCTAATGACACCAGTTGTTTACAATGCTGAAAAGATGAGTCTTTCAGAGCTGGTTGTAGCCTTCAAGGATGTCATTGGTCGTACCTTGGATGGTAAATTGGCTCCAAGCGAACTCCAAAATTCAACCTTCACAATTAGTAACTTGGGAATGTTTGGCGTTCAGTCCTTTGGCCCGATTATTAACCAACCAAACTCAGCTATCCTCGGGGTGAGCTCAACAGTAGAGAAACCTGTAGTTGTCAATGGTGAGATTGTTATTCGTCCTATCATGAGCCTAGGATTAACCATTGACCACCGTGTTGTAGATGGTATGGCTGGTGCTAAGTTTATGAAAGACTTGAAAACCTTAATTGAGAACCCAATCTCAATGTTGGTTTAA
- a CDS encoding thiamine pyrophosphate-dependent dehydrogenase E1 component subunit alpha, with the protein MSTLDKNLLLEMFRKMEEIRRMDLKIAQLVKKGKVPGMTHFSVGEEAANVGAMLALNPDDLITSNHRGHGQAIAKGIDLNGMMAEILGKYTGTCKGKGGSMHIADLDAGNLGANGIVGGGMGIAVGAALSQQMQNTGKIVVCFFGDGATNEGVFHEAVNMASIWNLPVIFYCINNGYGISADIKKMTNVEHIHQRSAAYGIPGMFIEDGNNVIDVYEGFKKAVDHVRGGNGPVLIESVTYRWLGHSSSDPGKYRTREEVELWKQKDPIENLRKYLVENNIASAEELEEIQAQVKEAVEASVKFAEESPFPPLESAFEDIYAD; encoded by the coding sequence ATGTCAACTTTAGATAAGAATCTTTTGCTAGAGATGTTCCGTAAGATGGAAGAAATCCGTCGCATGGACTTAAAAATTGCTCAGTTAGTGAAAAAGGGGAAAGTTCCCGGTATGACTCACTTTTCTGTCGGAGAGGAAGCAGCTAACGTCGGAGCGATGCTGGCTCTTAATCCAGATGATCTGATTACTTCCAACCACCGTGGCCATGGACAGGCTATTGCCAAAGGAATTGACCTCAATGGAATGATGGCAGAAATCCTTGGTAAGTACACCGGTACTTGTAAAGGAAAAGGTGGTTCCATGCATATTGCTGACCTTGATGCTGGTAACCTCGGTGCCAATGGTATCGTAGGTGGTGGTATGGGAATCGCTGTTGGTGCAGCCCTCAGTCAGCAAATGCAAAACACTGGAAAAATTGTCGTTTGCTTCTTTGGAGATGGCGCGACCAATGAAGGTGTTTTCCACGAAGCAGTGAACATGGCTTCTATCTGGAACCTACCAGTCATTTTCTACTGCATCAACAACGGTTATGGGATCTCTGCGGATATCAAGAAAATGACCAATGTGGAGCATATCCATCAACGTAGTGCTGCTTATGGAATCCCTGGAATGTTTATCGAAGATGGAAACAATGTCATCGATGTCTATGAAGGATTTAAGAAAGCCGTAGACCATGTTCGTGGTGGCAATGGACCAGTTTTGATCGAAAGTGTAACCTATCGCTGGCTTGGTCACTCATCATCTGACCCTGGTAAATATCGTACGCGTGAAGAAGTGGAATTGTGGAAACAAAAAGACCCAATCGAAAACCTTCGCAAGTACCTCGTTGAAAATAATATTGCGAGTGCAGAAGAATTGGAAGAAATTCAAGCACAAGTCAAGGAAGCAGTGGAAGCTTCTGTTAAATTTGCAGAAGAAAGTCCATTCCCACCACTAGAATCCGCATTTGAAGATATTTACGCAGACTAA